TTCGTCACGCTCGGCCGCGCCGCGCTGGCCGGCATTCTCTCGACGATCTTCCTGCTCGCCACCCGCTCGCCGCGGCCCGCGCCGCATCAGTGGAAACCCCTCGGCATGGCGGTGCTCGGCAACGTGGTCGGCTATCCGCTGCTGCTGGGCTACGCCCTGCGAGTGGTCACGGCCAGCCACGCGGCAGTCGTGACGGCGCTCCTGCCCCTCGTGACCGCAGCGGTCGCAGCCTGGGTGCTGCACCAGCGCGCGCGGCTCGGCTTCTGGCTCTGCGCCACGGCCGGCAGCGTGCTGGTCGTGCTGTTCTCGCTGCTGCGCGCCAGCCAGAACGGCCACGGCTTCGGTTTCGAATGGGCCGACCTGCTGCTGGTCGGCGCGGTGGTCGCGGCTTCGTTCGGCTACATCTATGGCGCGCAAGTCACGCCCTCGCTCGGCGCCGAGCGCGTGATCTGCTGGGTCTGCGTGATGGCGCTGCCCGTCACGCTGCCCGCCACGCTGGCTTTGTGGCCGCAGGAACCCATCGCTACATCGGCTTGGCTGGGCTTCGTCTATGTCGGCGTGTTCTCGATGTGGATCGGCTTCTTCGCCTGGTACCGCGGCCTGGTATTGGGCGGCGCGCTGCGCGTGAGCCAGACGCAGCTGCTGCAACCCTTTCTGTCGATCCTCGCGTCCATTCCCATCCTCGGCGAGCCGCTCGACGTGGTCACGCTGGGCTTTGCCATCGCCGTGGTCTGCACGGTGGTGCTCGGCAAGCGCCTTTCGCAGCCGCAGCCCGCGCTTGCCGTTCCGCCGCGCGCAGTGCGGGCCGAACAATCCTGAAATCGCCTCTCACCCCACCCGCCTGAAAGAAGAACCCATGAACTGGAAACTCGCCGCCCGCGCCGCCAAGATGAATCCGTCGGTGCTGCGTGAAATCCTCAAGGTCACCGAGCGCCCCGGCATCATCAGCCTGGCCGGCGGCCTGCCTTCGCCGAAGACCTTCCCGATCCAGGCCTTTGCCGACGCCTGCGCCGAGGTGCTGCACAACGACGGCCAGGCGGCCCTGCAATACGCCGCGAGCGAAGGCTATGCGCCGCTGCGCCAGGCCGTGGCCGACATGCTGCCTTGGAACGTCGATCCCGCGCAGGTGCTCATCACCACCGGCTCGCAACAGGGCCTCGACCTCGTGGCCAAGGTGCTGCTCGACCCGGGTAGCAAGGTGCTGGTCGAAACGCCCACTTATCTCGGCGCGCTGCAGGCCTTCGGCCCGATGGAGCCGCAGCCCGTGAGCGTGGCCAGCGACGAAGAAGGCGTGATCGTCGAAGACCTGGTGGCCAAGGCAAAGGATGGGCGCTTCGTCTACCTGCTGCCCAACTTCCAGAACCCCACTGGCCGCACCATGACCGAAGCGCGCCGCGCTGCCGTGTCCGCTGCCGCAACCGCCGCGGGCCTGCCGATCGTCGAGGACAACCCCTACGGCGAACTGTGGTTCGACGAAGCGCCGCCGCTGCCGCTGACCGCACGCAACCCCGAAGGCTGCATCTACCTGGGCTCGTTCTCGAAGGTGCTCGCTCCCGGGCTGCGCCTGGGCTTCCTGGTCGCGCCCAAAGCCATCTATCCCAAGCTGCTGCAAGCCAAGCAGGCGGTCGACCTGCACACGCCGATCTTCACGCAGCGCATGGTCTCGGCGGTGATGAAAGACAACTTCCTGGATCGCCACGTGCCCACCATCCGCGCGCTCTACAAGCGCCAGCGCGACGCGATGATGGCCGCGCTCACGCGCGAGATGGCCGGGCTGGACGTGAAGTTCAACGCGCCGAAGGGCGGCATGTTCCTGTGGGCGCGGCTGCCCGAAGGCA
The Variovorax paradoxus genome window above contains:
- a CDS encoding aminotransferase-like domain-containing protein; amino-acid sequence: MNWKLAARAAKMNPSVLREILKVTERPGIISLAGGLPSPKTFPIQAFADACAEVLHNDGQAALQYAASEGYAPLRQAVADMLPWNVDPAQVLITTGSQQGLDLVAKVLLDPGSKVLVETPTYLGALQAFGPMEPQPVSVASDEEGVIVEDLVAKAKDGRFVYLLPNFQNPTGRTMTEARRAAVSAAATAAGLPIVEDNPYGELWFDEAPPLPLTARNPEGCIYLGSFSKVLAPGLRLGFLVAPKAIYPKLLQAKQAVDLHTPIFTQRMVSAVMKDNFLDRHVPTIRALYKRQRDAMMAALTREMAGLDVKFNAPKGGMFLWARLPEGIDTVALLPKAVERNVAFVPGAPFYAGEGDPRTLRLSFVTASVEEIDIAIAALALTLREELALLAERKLAAEPV
- a CDS encoding DMT family transporter, which gives rise to MSTRLNIKDETLGMWLGVIGVALFAVTLPMTRLATGTQGAPQLSPWFVTLGRAALAGILSTIFLLATRSPRPAPHQWKPLGMAVLGNVVGYPLLLGYALRVVTASHAAVVTALLPLVTAAVAAWVLHQRARLGFWLCATAGSVLVVLFSLLRASQNGHGFGFEWADLLLVGAVVAASFGYIYGAQVTPSLGAERVICWVCVMALPVTLPATLALWPQEPIATSAWLGFVYVGVFSMWIGFFAWYRGLVLGGALRVSQTQLLQPFLSILASIPILGEPLDVVTLGFAIAVVCTVVLGKRLSQPQPALAVPPRAVRAEQS